From Brachionichthys hirsutus isolate HB-005 chromosome 2, CSIRO-AGI_Bhir_v1, whole genome shotgun sequence, one genomic window encodes:
- the atf7a gene encoding cyclic AMP-dependent transcription factor ATF-7a, producing MFSSSPVLQLHCKLFANMGDDRPFVCHALGCGQGFTNEDHLAVHKHKHEMTLKFGPARTDSVIIADQTPTPTRFLKNCEEVGLFNELASSFEQDEDDKRAKNALPAPNSVALDMSLPTTSDRKVKKESPVDVDSSPPDSPQSVSGRSENSREPPAKAKDTPPRSSAPTPTIVRPGSLPLHLGFDALQPTMPSPTSVITQTPPSNRTSLGSPTSHYPMMMLPSGQAVPVLPGPGHIPSVINLARPMCMVPNIPGIPGPPLGGSSSGSSSPSGYSIHSEAKMRLKAALSQQSPLGYSMGIMAMGSSPMVPQRAEQGQLLVQQPDAPSPAQPQVSPAQPTGGRRRRTLDDDPDDRRQRFLERNRAAASRCRQKRKIWVSSLEKKAEELCTMNVSLSNEVSLLRNEVAHLKQLLLAHKDCPVTTLQKKTAYLAAEESMRDTSELTGSPARVIQHSSLAHSPSAGQNGLSSRAAAEAMAMSVLAGMGQQQRAEGGSSHIIRAAQSQSALR from the exons ATGTTCTCGTCTTCTCCTGTCCTACAGTTACACTGCAAGCTCTTTGCAAACATGGGGGACGACCGACCTTTTGTGTGCCACGCTCTCGGCTGTGGACAG GGATTTACCAATGAGGACCATTTGGctgtacacaaacacaagcacgAGATGACACTGAAATTTGGGCCAGCCAGGACAGACTCTGTCATTATTGCAG ACCAGACGCCTACTCCCACTCGCTTCCTAAAGAATTGCGAGGAGGTCGGTCTGTTCAACGAGCTGGCGAGCTCCTTCGAACAAGACGAGGATGACAAGAGAGCGAAGAACGCA CTTCCTGCTCCAAACTCTGTGGCTTTGGACATGAGTCTACCCACGACATCAGACAGAAAGGTGAAAAAGGAGTCGCCAGTAGACGTCGACTCGTCTCCACCAGACAGTCCTCAGTCTGTCTCCGGAAGATCAGAGAACAGCAGGGAGCCTCCGGCTAAAGCGAAG GACACACCTCCAAGGAGTTCAGCCCCCACCCCAACGATTGTGCGTCCAGGTTCCCTCCCGCTGCATTTGGGTTTTGATGCTCTTCAACCCACCATGCCGTCACCCACCTCCGTCATCACACAAACTCCACCTTCTAATCGTACCAGTCTAGG TTCGCCAACGAGCCACTACCCCATGATGATGCTTCCGTCTGGACAGGCAGTGCCTGTGCTCCCGGGCCCGGGGCACATACCCTCTGTCATTAAT CTTGCCCGACCCATGTGCATGGTACCCAACATTCCTGGCATCCCTGGTCCTCCTCTGGGAGGTAGCAGTAGCGGCTCTAGCTCCCCCTCTGGCTATAGCATCCACTCAGAGGCCAAGATG CGTCTGAAGGCTGCGCTGTCCCAGCAGAGCCCTTTGGGATACAGCATGGGGATCATGGCAATGGGCAGCAGCCCGATGGTGCCTCAGAGGGCAGAGCAGGGCCAGCTGCTTGTGCAGCAGCCAGATGCCCCATCACCTGCACAACCTCAG GTATCTCCAGCACAGCCTACGGGTGGGCGTCGGCGGCGGACACTAGACGATGACCCAGACGATCGAAGGCAACGCTTCCTCGAGAGGAATCGGGCTGCGGCGTCGCGATGCAGACAGAAACGCAAGATATGGGTCAGTTCCTTAGAAAAGAAGGCCGAAGAGCTCTGCACGATGAATGTCTCGCTGTCG AATGAAGTGTCTCTGCTGCGGAATGAGGTGGCTCACTTGAAGCAGCTGCTTCTGGCCCACAAGGACTGTCCTGTGACCACTCTACAGAAGAAGACAGCCTATCTTG cTGCAGAAGAGAGTATGAGAGACACCTCAGAGCTCACTGGTTCCCCTGCCCGAGTGATCCAGCACAGCTCTTTGGCACACAGCCCCTCTGCTGGGCAAAATGGTCTTAGCTCAAGGGCAGCAGCCGAGGCCATGGCGATGTCTGTCCTCGCAGGAATGGGCCAGCAGCAGCGGGCCGAGGGTGGATCCTCTCACATTATCAGGGCTGCACAGTCCCAATCTGCTCTCAGATGA
- the asb8 gene encoding ankyrin repeat and SOCS box protein 8 → MSSTMWYIMQSIQSKYSLSERLIRTIAAIRSFPHDNVEDLIRKGADVNRMHGTLKPLHCACMVADADCLELLLEKGAEVNALDGYNRTALHYAAEKDESCVELLLEYGAQPNALDGNKDTPLHWAAFKDNPECVRALLESGAIPNARDYNNDTPLSWAAMKGNLESVKVLLDYGAQVHVTNLKGQTPISRLLALLARGLGTEQEEECLDLLCRAAGRFEIRRADGTVPRELSKDPELLARLTDMVAQAPTLRSLARCAVRQSLGVRFLPAAVKDLPLPETIKGYLLLRA, encoded by the exons ATGAGCTCTACTATGTGGTACATCATGCAAAGCATTCAAAGTAAATATTCCTTGTCTGAGCGGCTCATCCGCACCATTGCAGCCATTCGCTCCTTCCCACACGACAATGTGGAGGATCTCATTCGAAAG GGAGCTGATGTGAACCGGATGCATGGCACACTTAAACCCTTGCACTGTGCCTGTATGGTTGCTGATGCTGACTGTCTGGAGCTCCTTTTGGAGAAAGGGGCAGAG GTCAATGCGTTGGATGGATATAACCGCACAGCGCTCCACTACGCAGCAGAGAAAGATGAGAGCTGTGTGGAGCTGTTGTTGGAGTACGGGGCACAGCCAAATGCCCTGGATGGCAACAAGGATACCCCTCTCCACTGGGCTGCCTTTAAGGATAACCCAGAGTGTGTGAGAGCCCTGCTGGAGAGCGGGGCCATTCCCAATGCCCGGGACTACAACAACGACACACCTTTAAGTTGGGCAGCAATGAAGGGCAATCTGGAGAGTGTTAAAGTGCTGTTAGACTACGGAGCCCAGGTTCACGTGACCAACTTGAAGGGCCAGACTCCTATATCGCGACTGTTGGCCCTGTTGGCCCGAGGCCTCGGCactgagcaagaggaggagtGTCTGGACCTGCTTTGCCGGGCAGCAGGGCGTTTCGAGATCCGGCGAGCTGATGGCACTGTTCCCCGGGAGTTGAGTAAGGATCCCGAGCTGTTGGCGAGGCTGACCGACATGGTGGCTCAGGCGCCGACGCTTCGCTCGCTGGCGCGTTGCGCTGTGCGACAGAGTCTTGGAGTGCGGTTCCTACCCGCTGCTGTTAAAGATCTTCCTTTACCAGAGACCATCAAAGGCTATCTCCTGCTGAGAGCCTGA
- the larp4aa gene encoding la ribonucleoprotein 4Aa — MSSDQSGEPPLLQEEADPGPETAEKDEALLGREGGSDGMVTSKGVGLNPNAKVWQEMPVASSEAVSSSPHWPPSDISYSETSSAGFKQYTVGFTALDDSSSTATAEIAVNGVDPPDVGFSPAESTTGSQADSKTEEQPISSENLRESLKKELEFYFSRENLSKDLYLMSQMDSDQFVPIWTIASMDGIKVLTTDMDLILDVLRSSPMVQVDEKGEKVRPNHKRCIIILREVPETTPVEEVESLFKNDNCPKVISVEFAHNNNWYITFQSDTDAQQAYKYLREEVKTFQGKPIMARIKAINTFFAKNGYRSMDSSLYAQQSQSQSQYSSTLYMQHVYPQQQYPVYGIVPPTWTPSPTPYFETPLAPFPNSSFVNGFGSAGPFKTASSSLNIARPFNRNRNHVKPQVRTGEVTAASLTPVPLESLTGLRGPQAPTPAAATTPLQAASDLSSSFSHLTSSSSMEPSDDGMAGRGRRSTTYRGTRRRREDERTVRPVPLAEIKVSPPKFDLAATNFPPLPGCVVSTQGEPVLENRMSDVVRGLYRDKTEQTNKEASGSPAPGQAPVAEEAAAVLSPTPAPVRSATQPHGPSAIGVNRQEKRFERAEPAALAPKVTPRTPVQTTANPPSSTQSTPSARTQPAATSTIVATSAPAPATATAPAAAQEPRKLSYAEVCQRPPKDPPPVAPAPASGAASGQPLRELRVNKAEEPGSSSGPVEKQEKGHDREGGWECKESRPTRERDSQGYYRSNCPRGTGGLKFRDQRRPPPARRSSPHGGHRHTGKEQNIPPVSPK, encoded by the exons ATGAGTTCAGACCAGAGCGGAGAgccgccgctgctgcaggaggaggctgaTCCCGGACCGGAGACCGCTGAGAAGGACGAGGCTCTGCTGGGGCGCGAGGGAGGGTCGGACGGCATG GTCACGTCTAAGGGCGTTGGTTTGAACCCAAATGCCAAGGTGTGGCAGGAGATGCCTGTGGCCTCCAGCGAGGCTGTTTCCAGCAGCCCACATTGGCCCCCCTCAGACATCA GTTACTCTGAGACGTCGTCTGCTGGCTTTAAGCAGTACACTGTGGGATTCACAGCCCTGGACGACAGCAGCTCCACAGCGACAGCTGAGATAGCAGTAAATGGGGTGGACCCTCCAGACGTGGGATTTTCCCCTGCTGAGTCCACCACAGGGAGCCAAG CTGattccaaaactgaagaacaGCCGATTTCTTCTGAAAATCTGCGGGAGTCCCTGAAGAAAGAGCTGGAGTTTTATTTCTCCAG AGAAAACCTCTCGAAGGACTTGTACCTGATGTCCCAGATGGACAGTGACCAGTTTGTCCCTATCTGGACCATAGCCAGCATGGACGGCATCAAGGTCCTGACTACTGACATggacctcatcctggatgtgtTGAGAT CCTCTCCGATGGTACAAGTGGACGAGAAGGGGGAGAAAGTCCGTCCTAATCACAAGCGGTGCATCATCATCCTGAGGGAGGTCCCTGAAACCACACCCGTCGAG GAAGTGGAGTCACTGTTTAAAAACGACAACTGTCCGAAGGTGATAAGTGTTGAATTTGCACACAACAACAACTGGTACATCACATTCCAATCTGACACCGATGCTCAGCAG GCGTACAAGTATTTGAGAGAGGAAGTGAAAACGTTTCAGGGAAAGCCCATTATG GCCAGGATAAAGGCCATCAACACTTTCTTTGCGAAGAATGGCTACCGTAGCATGGACAGCAGCCTGTACGCGCAGCAGTCCCAGAGCCAGTCCCAGTACAGCTCTACGCTCTACATGCAGCACGTCTACCCACAGCAGCAGTACCCAGTCTACGGCATCGTGCCTCCCACCTGGACGCCTTCGCCCACGCCATATTTTGAAACTCCTCTG GCACCATTTCCCAATAGTAGCTTTGTGAATGGCTTTGGCTCTGCTGGACCCTTCAAAACGGCTTCCAGTTCCCTTAATATCGCTCGCCCATTCAACAGAAACCG AAACCACGTGAAGCCCCAGGTGAGGACGGGTGAGGTGACCGCAGCTTCTCTAACTCCTGTCCCCTTGGAGAGTCTCACTGGGCTGCGCGGCCCGCAGGCCCCGACTCCCGCTGCCGCCACGACGCCGCTCCAGGCGGCCTCTGACCTGAGCTCCTCGTTCTCGcatctcacctcctcctcatctatGGAGCCCAGCGATGACGGCATGGCTGGACGTGGAAG acgGAGCACAACCTATAGAGGAACACGGCGGAGGCGAGAAGATGAGCGGACTGTG CGGCCAGTACCACTGGCGGAGATAAAGGTTTCTCCACCCAAGTTTGACTTGGCTGCGACTAATTTCCCTCCTCTGCCCGGCTGCGTGGTCAGCACGCAGGGAGAGCCGGTGCTGGAAAACCGAATGTCAGATGTTGTGCGCGGTTTGTACAGGGACAAG ACTGAACAAACCAATAAAGAAGCCAGTGGGAGTCCAGCTCCAGGCCAAGCCCCAGTCGCAGAGGAGGCTGCGGCTGTTTTAAGTCCTACCCCGGCACCAGTGAGATCTGCTACACAACCACACGGACCCTCAGCCATTGG AGTCAATCGCCAGGAGAAAAGGTTTGAACGAGCGGAGCCGGCCGCTTTAGCCCCAAAAGTGACGCCACGCACACCTGTCCAAACAACCGCCAACCCACCCTCCTCCACACAGTCCACGCCCAGCGCCAGAACTCAGCCCGCCGCGACCTCAACAATAGTGGCGACCAGCGCGCCAGCGCCTGCCACAGCAACTGCCCCCGCTGCTGCACAG GAGCCCCGTAAACTCAGCTATGCTGAGGTTTGCCAGCGGCCGCCCAAGGATCCTCCCCCTGTGGCCCCCGCCCCAGCCTCTGGCGCTGCATCAGGCCAACCGTTACGGGAATTGCGTGTGAACAAGGCCGAAGAGCCGGGGTCCAGCAGTGGTCCTGTAGAAAAGCAAGAGAAAGGTCATgacagggagggaggatgggaATGCAAGGAGAGCCGGCCAACACGCGAACGTGACTCTCAAGGCTACTACCGCAGCAATTGCCCCAGAGGCACTGGGGGCCTCAAGTTCCGGGACCAGCGGCGCCCGCCCCCAGCTCGCCGCAGCTCCCCGCATGGAGGACACAGGCACACTGGCAAAGAGCAGAATATCCCGCCAGTGTCGCCAAAGTAA
- the LOC137903188 gene encoding ATP-dependent 6-phosphofructokinase, muscle type-like, with product MSKGPQPTTDPAKMGKGRSIAVLTSGGDAQGMNAAVRATVRVGLYTGAKVFFVHEGYQGLVDGGENIHPATWESVSMMLQLGGTVIGSARCKDFRLREGRMKAACNLVKLGITNLCVIGGDGSLTGANQFRTEWSGLLAELVRAGKITEAEAKKSSHLNIVGMVGSIDNDFCGTDMTIGTDSALHRIIEVVDAITTTAQSHQRTFILEVMGRHCGYLALVTALACGADWVFIPEMPPDEEWENHLCRRLADQRARGSRLNVIIVAEGAVARDGKLITSEQIKKLVTERLGFDTRTTILGHVQRGGTPSAFDRILGSRMGVEAVMALLEATPDTPACVVSLSGNQAVRLPLMECVQVTKDVTAAMAEGRFEDAIKLRGKSFENNWNTYKLLGHINPPDVKSNINVAIMNIGAPCAGMNAAVRAAVRMGIIQGHNMMAISDGFEGLAQGQIEPITWTCVSGWTGKGGSMLGTKRSLPSKMLEEISQNIAKFNIHALVIIGGFEAYVGGLELVQAREKYEEMCIPMVVIPATVSNNVPGSDFSIGADTALNTITSTCDRIKQSAAGTKRRVFLVETMGGYCGYLATMAGLAAGADAAYIFEEKFNIKDLEVNVEHLVEKMKTTVKRGLILRNEKSNANYTTDFIFNLYSEEGKGVFDCRKNVLGHMQQGGTPTPFDRNFGTKMGAKSVLWLTEKLKECHRHGRIFANTPDSACVLGMRKRALTFQPLAELKEDTDFEHRIPKTQWWLMIRPILKILAKYDVVLDTYEHVDMEHVIKKRSPLMK from the exons ATGTCCAAGGGCCCCCAGCCAACCACGGACCCCGCAAAGATGGGCAAGGGACGCTCCATCGCTGTGCTGACGTCAGGTGGAGATGCCCAAG GTATGAACGCTGCGGTGAGAGCTACAGTCAGAGTCGGCCTCTACACCGGAGCCAAAGTCTTCTTTGTTCATGAG GGCTACCAGGGGCTAGTGGATGGAGGAGAAAACATCCACCCTGCCACGTGGGAGAGTGTGTCCATGATGCTCCAGCTG GGCGGTACAGTCATAGGCAGTGCCCGCTGCAAGGATTTCCGCTTAAGAGAGGGTCGTATGAAAGCGGCTTGCAACCTCGTGAAGCTGGGCATCACCAACCTTTGTGTGATTGGAGGCGATGGCAGTCTCACCGGAGCCAACCAGTTCAGGACTGAGTGGAGCGGACTTCTGGCTGAACTCGTGCGAGCTG GTAAGATCACTGAAGCAGAAGCCAAGAAATCTTCCCATCTTAACATCGTGGGCATGGTGGGCTCCATCGACAATGACTTCTGCGGCACTGACATGACCATTGGTACCGATTCCGCGCTGCACCGCATCATCGAGGTGGTGGATGCCATCACCACCACTGCACAGAG CCACCAGCGGACTTTTATTCTGGAAGTGATGGGCAGACACTGTGG GTACCTGGCCTTAGTGACGGCTCTGGCCTGTGGTGCAGACTGGGTGTTCATTCCAGAGATGCCTCCAGATGAAGAATGGGAGAATCACTTGTGCAGGAGACTGGCAGAC caAAGGGCCAGAGGTTCTCGTCTCAATGTGATCATTGTAGCTGAGGGCGCAGTGGCAAGAGATGGCAAACTGATTACATCAGAGCAAATCAAAAAA CTGGTGACTGAAAGACTTGGCTTTGATACACGCACTACTATTCTTGGCCAtgtgcagagaggaggaacgcCTTCAGCCTTTGACAGAATTCTA GGCAGCAGGATGGGTGTGGAAGCAGTGATGGCGCTGCTGGAAGCCACTCCAGACACCCCTGCCTGTGTGGTTAGCCTATCAGGGAACCAGGCAGTGAGACTGCCACTCATGGAGTGTGTGCAAGTG ACAAAAGATGTGACTGCAGCCATGGCCGAGGGAAGATTTGAggatgccatcaagctcagaggAAA GAGTTTTGAAAACAACTGGAACACCTATAAACTGCTTGGCCACATCAACCCTCCAGACGTTAAG AGCAATATCAATGTGGCCATAATGAACATCGGAGCCCCCTGCGCTGGCATGAACGCTGCTGTCCGAGCAGCGGTTCGGATGGGCATCATTCAGGGTCACAACATGATGGCTATCAGTGATGGCTTTGAAGGTCTCGCTCAAGGACAG ATTGAGCCCATCACTTGGACATGTGTGAGTGGATGGACTGGAAAGGGAGGGTCAATGCTCGGCACCAAGAG ATCTTTGCCGAGTAAAATGTTGGAGGAAATCAGCCAGAACATTGCCAAGTTCAACATCCACGCTTTAGTGATTATCGGTGGCTTTGAG GCCTATGTTGGAGGTCTGGAGTTGGTTCAGGCCAGAGAGAAATATGAGGAGATGTGCATTCCCATGGTGGTCATACCTGCGACTGTGTCCAACAATGTTCCCGGGTCCGACTTCAGCATTGGTGCTGACACTGCCCTCAACACCATCACCTCT ACCTGTGATAGAATCAAGCAGTCTGCAGCAGGGACCAAGCGCCGTGTGTTCCTTGTTGAAACTATGGGGGGGTACTGCGGCTACTTAGCCACCATGGCTGGTCTGGCTGCTGGTGCTGACGCCGCATACATCTTTGAAGAAAAATTCAACATTAAAGATCTCGAG GTGAATGTAGAGCATCTTGTGGAGAAGATGAAAACAACAGTGAAGAGAGGTTTGATTCTCAG GAATGAGAAGTCAAATGCCAACTACACCACTGACTTCATCTTTAACCTCTACTCTGAGGAGGGCAAAGGCGTCTTTGACTGCCGTAAGAATGTTCTTGGACACATGCAGCAG GGTGGCACTCCGACCCCTTTCGACAGAAACTTTGGTACAAAGATGGGGGCCAAGTCTGTCCTGTGGCTGACAGAGAAGCTCAAAGAGTGTCATAGACATG GTCGCATCTTTGCCAACACACCAGACTCTGCCTGTGTGCTGGGCATGAGGAAGAGGGCACTCACCTTCCAGCCTCTTGCTGAACTGAAGGAAGACACAGATTTTGA GCACCGCATCCCCAAAACTCAGTGGTGGCTGATGATCAGGCCCATATTGAAAATCCTGGCTAAGTATGACGTCGTGCTGGACACATACGAGCATGTTGACATGGAGCACGTTATCAAGAAGAGGAGCCCTCTCATGAAATAG